A stretch of Henckelia pumila isolate YLH828 chromosome 4, ASM3356847v2, whole genome shotgun sequence DNA encodes these proteins:
- the LOC140863257 gene encoding rop guanine nucleotide exchange factor 5-like has product MDCVAGKSKKKDGSESFSSDSVTESRKSTSSDSRSSSVTSSSAKLGWPIGKALVGGKFLKKGAFEEESKPNSDAKCVCADDESLVKKESSKFSEIEMMKERFAKLLLGEDMSGSGQGVCPALAISNAITNLCATVFGQLWRLEPISSEKKTMWKREMECLLGVSDHIVEMIPSWQTFPDGKKLEVMTCRPRSDLLLNLPALRKLDNMLLDMLDSFTNTEFWYIDQGVSAPEADGSASFRKVVPRQEEKWWLPVPRVPTGGFPEESRKQLNSKRECGSQILKAAMSINSIALAEMEIPESYFDTLPKNGRACLGDVIYRYITSEHFSSECLLDCLDMSSEHCVLEIANRVEASIYVWRRRLHSKTATHPTRSAAKSSWEIVKDLMVDGDKRELLAERAESLLLCLKQRFPGLTQTTLDAMKIQFNKDVGKSILESYSRVLESLAFSIVARIDDLLYVDDLTKHSDKLSSVPRVSVISHKKVSIPYSVPVSGTPYRTSFTIPSFSPALISPARGQERTPFLGGYCNRPPRRGMGVRRVLTNYLGGEVKVKTCGNVLEGGLDSGSSRYTDGIAASRLSMEQKDSCSIQTESKSRQIDR; this is encoded by the exons ATGGATTGTGTAGCTGGGAAGAGTAAGAAAAAAGATGGGTCTGAGTCATTTAGCAGTGACTCGGTGACTGAATCAAGAAAGAGCACGAGTAGTGACAGCAGATCGAGTTCTGTTACTTCTTCTTCAGCTAAGTTGGGTTGGCCTATTGGGAAAGCTCTGGTTGGTGGAAAGTTTTTGAAGAAGGGTGCTTTTGAAGAAGAAAGCAAGCCCAATTCGGATGCTAAGTGTGTTTGTGCAGATGACGAATCTTTGGTGAAGAAGGAGAGTTCAAAGTTTTCAG AAATTGAGATGATGAAAGAGCGTTTCGCAAAATTGTTGCTTGGTGAAGACATGTCTGGAAGTGGTCAAGGGGTTTGCCCAGCATTGGCCATTTCAAATGCCATTACCAATTTATGTG CTACTGTGTTTGGGCAATTGTGGAGATTGGAACCAATTTCTTCCGAAAAGAAAACAATGTGGAAAAGGGAGATGGAGTGTTTGCTTGGTGTGAGTGATCATATCGTCGAAATGATACCCTCGTGGCAAACATTTCCTGATGGAAAAAAGCTCGAG GTGATGACTTGTCGACCCAGATCAGATCTATTACTTAATCTCCCTGCTCTTCGCAAACTTGACAACATGCTACTT GATATGCTGGACAGTTTCACAAATACAGAATTTTGGTACATTGATCAAGGTGTATCAGCACCAGAGGCTGATGGATCAGCATCTTTTCGAAAAGTTGTTCCGAGGCAGGAGGAGAAGTGGTGGTTGCCTGTGCCGCGTGTACCTACTGGCGGTTTCCCTGAGGAATCAAGAAAGCAGCTAAATTCCAAGCGTGAATGCGGGAGTCAGATTCTTAAAGCTGCTATGTCTATCAACAGCATTGCACTGGCTGAAATGGAAATCCCCGAGTCATATTTCGACACTCTTCCAaag AACGGGAGAGCATGCCTTGGGGATGTCATATACCGCTACATCACTTCCGAACACTTCTCCTCAGAATGCTTGCTTGATTGTCTTGACATGTCCTCCGAACATTGCGTTTTGGAGATTGCAAATCGAGTCGAGGCTTCAATCTATGTCTGGCGTCGAAGACTCCACTCGAAAACCGCTACTCATCCAACTCGTTCTGCTGCCAAATCATCTTGGGAGATTGTCAAAGATCTCATGGTAGATGGAGATAAAAGAGAACTACTTGCTGAAAGAGCCGAAAGCCTCCTGCTTTGCCTGAAACAACGGTTCCCTGGACTTACACAAACTACATTAGATGCAATGAAAATACAGTTCAACAAG GATGTCGGGAAGTCCATCCTAGAGAGCTACTCAAGGGTCTTGGAAAGTTTGGCTTTTAGTATTGTGGCACGTATTGACGATCTACTGTATGTAGATGACTTGACTAAGCATTCCGATAAGCTCTCGTCGGTGCCTAGAGTGAGCGTAATTTCTCACAAGAAGGTGTCAATCCCATATTCTGTGCCTGTCTCGGGCACCCCTTACCGGACATCATTCACAATTCCCAGCTTTTCTCCTGCTCTAATTAGCCCTGCTAGAGGACAGGAGAGAACACCATTTCTAGGTGGATATTGCAACAGACCTCCACGTCGTGGTATGGGGGTTAGACGAGTCTTGACAAACTATCTTGGTGGCGAGGTAAAAGTGAAAACTTGTGGCAATGTTTTAGAAGGTGGCTTGGATTCTGGTTCGAGTAGATATACTGATGGAATTGCAGCATCTCGTCTCAGCATGGAACAGAAGGATTCTTGTTCAATCCAAACTGAGTCGAAGTCAAGACAAATAGATCGTTAA